Genomic DNA from Candidatus Hydrogenedentota bacterium:
TCATTCAGCGAGGGGAGCACGAAAACATCGTGGGTGCGATAGACCGACGGCAATTGCTCGTGGGGGACCGCCCCCAGAAAGCGCACGCGCTCACCCAGTTCCGCCGCACGCGCCGCCAGGGCTTCGCGCTGGTTGCCCTCGCCCACGATGGTGAGGGTCGCGCGGTCATCGCCCAGTTGCGTCATGGCATCGATGACGTGCTCGATGCCCTTGCGCTGGATCAGACGCGCCACGGTGAGTATCCGCAGTCCGCCGTTGGTGTCCAGCGGTTCGCCCGGCCGGAAGGTGGTCGTATCCACACCATTGGGGATCACGTCGATGGTCTGGCCCGGCGCGGATTGCAGGGCGAGGTCGCGCAACCCCTCGGAATTCGCCACCACGACGGCCGCCCTGCGCCACACGTGGGCACTGAGTCTCTTAAATAAAAGCGTGTCCGCGACGCGAAAGCGCGCATTGTAAAAGGGCACATCAGAGCCTCGCAGCGAAACGATATAGGGCAGGTTCAGCCGCCAGGCCATGACCCCGCAGGGAATTCCAAAGAAGGCATGGCACAGGTCGTATCGGTGCCGCTTTGTCAGTACACGCGCATAGCGGTAAGCCCTCAGGCTGTAGGTCATCAAATCGCGATTTGTCTGGTAGTGGAGACTGCCGCGTTTGCCGATGTCCACAAAGTGAACGGTCTGACCGGGCGCGATTTGCTCCTGACGGCTCTCGCCCGCAGAGGAGGTGACCAGATCGATTACCAGATCGGCCTGGCCCGCCATCGCGCCAAGGATATTGCGATTGGCCTGGGCTGCGCCGCCGCCCAGCGGGGGAAACTCGTAGTTGAGCATGAGCACGCGCACGGGCTCAGTCTCCACCGATGATTTCACGTACCGTGTAAATAGTCTTGTTCTGACTCTCGTAGTAGGTGCGCACACTCAATTCGCCCAGGAGCCCCATGCCAATGAGCTGCAGCCCGCCGAGTCCGAACAGAATGCAGATGTACATCCACGCGTTGTCCGTTACGTCTTGTCCGTAGGCGAGTTTTTCCCCGAGTGTTATCGTCCCCGCGACAAAGCCCATGAAGAGCGCGTAGAGCCCCCACTTGCCAAATACCTGCATGGGCTTGGTCCGGTAGGACATCAGAAATTTGATCGTAATCAAGTCGAGCACCACGCGAAACGTTCGGTCGATGCCATATTTCGAATGGCCAAAGCTGCGGGGCCGGTGATTCACGGGAATCTCCACCACGCTGGCCCCCGCCCAACTCGCCAGCACTGGAAGGAATCGGTGCATTTCGCCATAGAGGTGCATGTGCTCCGCCAGGTCGCGGTTGTAGGCTTTCAGGGAGCAACCGTAATCATGAAGCTTGACGCCCGTAATCCGAGAAATGAGCCAATTGGCCACGAGGCTCGGGAGCCGCCGTGAAAAGAACTCGTCCTGACGCCGGGCACGCCAGCCACTGACCACATCAAAACCCTCCTCCATCTTCTCCAGCAATCGGGGAATGTCCCTGGGGTCATTCTGCAGATCGGCATCCAGCGGCACGATCACCGCGCCCCGCGCGGCATCGAAACCCGCCGCCATCGCCGCAGTCTGTCCGAAGTTGCGTCGGAATATAATCGCCCGCACGCCTGCACGGGCGGCCAGGGTGCGGCAAATCTTTGCGGAGCCGTCGGTGCTTCCATCATCCACGAAGATTACCTCGTAACGCCGACCAGGGAGCAATTCCATGGCTGCGCAGATCTCTCCATAGAGCTGGAGAAGGGAGTCCTCCTCGTTAAATACCGGTATGACAATGGATACGGCGTAAGGATGGTTCATCGGGCACCTGTTGGAAACCGCAGCGGGCGCGGCGGGGGGCGGCGCATCATACCCAAGGGGCCCCGGCCTGTTCAATGCGCCCGCAGTTCCGGAGCGATTGCGCCCGTGGAAGCGCCGTCGCCCGGCCTCCCTTTTGCATCCCACGGCGGGACTTACTATAATGCGCTCTCTCTCCTGAAGCCCTTTCCACCCGAACGCGAGGTATCCATGCATTCCGATACGGACGCTTTGCCCGCCGCCATCGACACGCCGGCAGCCCCCGCTCCAACGCGTCATACCTTTCCGGAGCATACCATCCTCTCGCTGGCGCTCATGCTGCTCTTGTCCTGCGGCGTGCTCTATGGCATGAATTGGGCCTATAAGGAAGACGTTAAAGTCGTACAGCAGTGGGACTTCTCCGCCCTGGCTGGTGAAGGCCCCTGGACCTTTCCAAAGGCGGATCAGTCCCGGACCGAATCAGGCATGGTCTATACCGCCGCGCAGACGGGTCCGGGCCCCGCGCTTACCCTCAATTTTGACGCCGCAACGGTGCGCAACATCCGCGTCACCATGGCCGTGAGCAGGGTGGAAGATGGCATGCCCATCCCCTATGCGCTGGAGTGGTACTGGGCAAGTCCCGACGACGTGGCGGCGGCCGGCGAAGGCTGGCCCTTTTCGACGGATCGAGGCACGCCTTTTGTGCAGCCCGACCGCCACAAGGAAGAGGAGCGCCTCGTGCGCATTCACGAGCACCCACGATGGCGGGGGCCGATTGCGAAGGCCTTTCTCAGTGTGAAGCTTCCGAACAGCGCCATCGGCCCCTTCAGGGTGGAAACGAAGAAAATAGAGTTTCTGGAGTAACGCGCCATGGGCGGATATTGGAACGATAAGCGAATTGCCCGGAGCGCGGCCTGCCTGGTGTTGTTCGCCATCGTGGGCTATGGGGCCTTTCTCCGGATTCATGATCTCGGTGTGAGCCTGTACGACGATGAACTGTATACGCGCGAGCGCGCCATGCAGTCCATTCCCTTCACACTTGAAACGCGGAGCTATCCGCTTTATTACCTTCTCGCGAAAGTCAGTCTGGCCTTCGGCGACACGGAAGCCGCCCTGCGCCTTCCCAGTTTCATCGCGGGGCTTCTCACCATCATTCTCGCTTATGGCGTGGTGCGCCAGGTTCATTCCCGCACGGCGGGACTCGTCGCGGCCGCCATCGTAGCCTTTGCCCCCTTCCACATTTACTACAGCACCTTCGCGCGCTATTACGCGCTGATGATGTTCTTCGCGCTCCTGGCCCTCTGGTATCTCTATGGCGTGCTGGAACGGGGCCGCCTGCGCGACTGGCTGGGCTACACCCTGGCCGCTTTCCTCGCTTTGGCCTCTCATGTCTGCTTTGCGCCCGCCCTCGCGATGATGAACATCGTGGCCGCCGTCTATCTCCTGTGCCAGCGTTCCCGGGGCTCCATCCGCCGTCGCGTGGGTCTCGTGAGTCTGCTGGCCCTGTGTACCTTGGCCGCAAGCAGCCTCCTGATTCAGAAAAATGTGGACCCATCGAAAATCTTCGCGCTGGCGTCGAAGTCAACAGTGGCCGCTCCGGCGGCGAGCGTTGCGACGGCGGAAGCGCCTCCGGCGCAACCAAACCCCGCAGTTGCACCCGCCGCCAGTCGCCCCCTGGGCGGCGGACTGGCCTTCACCGATCCCGCCACGGGAAAAACCCGCTATCGCCTCACCTTCTACGATTGCGTCGAGTATCTGAAGACCTATTTCTGGAATGACACCGACTGGCTCTGGCCCCTCCTGCTGGTGCTTGGGATCTGGGGCTTTGTAGACCTGTGGTATCGCGTGCCCGCCCTGGCCGCGCCCCTCACGGGAGGTCTTCTCCTGGGCCCGCTCAGTCTCTTCTTCGTCACCTCCGGGCATTGGTACCACTCGCGCTATCTCTCGTTCACCGCCGTTTTCGCCGTGGTCCTGGTGGCCTGCGGTGCCTGCGTGCTGCCGCGCTTCGTCGCCCGGCTGCTGACGGTCCCGAGGAGCATTCAACTGTGGCGTCGCACCGCCGCATCCGTCCCGGAGCGCAATCTATCGCGAACGAACCTGCTCCAGTCGGGGCTGATGCTGGGACTGGCCATTCCGCTGGCTCCCGTACTCAATGAGGCCTACAACACCTACCCCGTGGACGGCTACCTCCCCCGGGGGCCGCTCGTGACCAATCGGGCGCCCATCCGCGACTGGAAAAACCTGCACAGCCTCACATCGCAGACCGTGCGCGATGGCGACTTCTTCCTCTTCATGACCCCGGAGCATGAGCATGGCGCGCCCTACACCCGCTACTACATGAGCCGCTTCCTGCCCTGGCGCGAGGAGGAGATGCGCTTTGTGGAGCAATACGGCGCGCCCACCCCGGAACTGCTGCGCGATGTGGCGGCGAAGTATCCCTTCTCCAACCTGTGGTTCATCGGCTACCAGAACTACAACGCCCCCGACTTCCAGGACTTCTTCAACGATGCGGGGGCCGAGCAGTATAACTTCGCGTCGGGCAATGTGCCCAAGGGTCTCCGGCTCTTTATGCTGGGCGCACCCACGACCAATTACATTCACAATGGCGGCTTCGAAGGCCGGACCAGGGGCGAGCAACCGGAAGGCGTGAGCAAAACGGTGGACGATGTCTATGCGGGCAGCGTGGCGCTGCAGGTAGCATTGAAGGAGGAGGATGTGGCGGGTAAAGATGCCTGGGAAACCATGTTTCGCACGGCGGTCAGTCCTGCGAAGTACCGCCTGCGCAACAACGCCTTTGAGGCATGGGCTGGCGGCATGCCGGTGGGCTGGAAGATCCGGGGCGCTTCGGCCCTCTCCATGACGGAAGCGGGCTTCGAAGATACACGGGGACTGAAATTCGCCGTCGCACCGGAGACAACCATTGTGCAGCAATCGATTGACGTGGGTACGGCGCCGGGGCGTACGCTGGAAGTGAAGGCCATGGCCCAGAGCAGTTCGCCCGACAATCTTCATCTCGTGCTTCGCTATGCCGGTCCGGGTTTTCAAGAGGAGATTCACGCCGCCCATCCGGGCACGGGTGCCTGGGCCGAAATAAGACTTGAAGCCCCAATCCCCCCGGAGACCGATCCACGCAGTATAACCGTGGAAGTGTGGCGGTTGGCCGGTGGCGATGGAGACGCGCTGCTGGATGACGTACGTCTCAGCGTGTCCGGGGACAACCTCAGCCTCGATCCGTTGAAGCCCTATGTGCTTTCGTTGGCCACCTCGACGGAGAACCTCACCCACAAGAGCGGTTCCAACAGGA
This window encodes:
- a CDS encoding glycosyltransferase family 39 protein, whose product is MGGYWNDKRIARSAACLVLFAIVGYGAFLRIHDLGVSLYDDELYTRERAMQSIPFTLETRSYPLYYLLAKVSLAFGDTEAALRLPSFIAGLLTIILAYGVVRQVHSRTAGLVAAAIVAFAPFHIYYSTFARYYALMMFFALLALWYLYGVLERGRLRDWLGYTLAAFLALASHVCFAPALAMMNIVAAVYLLCQRSRGSIRRRVGLVSLLALCTLAASSLLIQKNVDPSKIFALASKSTVAAPAASVATAEAPPAQPNPAVAPAASRPLGGGLAFTDPATGKTRYRLTFYDCVEYLKTYFWNDTDWLWPLLLVLGIWGFVDLWYRVPALAAPLTGGLLLGPLSLFFVTSGHWYHSRYLSFTAVFAVVLVACGACVLPRFVARLLTVPRSIQLWRRTAASVPERNLSRTNLLQSGLMLGLAIPLAPVLNEAYNTYPVDGYLPRGPLVTNRAPIRDWKNLHSLTSQTVRDGDFFLFMTPEHEHGAPYTRYYMSRFLPWREEEMRFVEQYGAPTPELLRDVAAKYPFSNLWFIGYQNYNAPDFQDFFNDAGAEQYNFASGNVPKGLRLFMLGAPTTNYIHNGGFEGRTRGEQPEGVSKTVDDVYAGSVALQVALKEEDVAGKDAWETMFRTAVSPAKYRLRNNAFEAWAGGMPVGWKIRGASALSMTEAGFEDTRGLKFAVAPETTIVQQSIDVGTAPGRTLEVKAMAQSSSPDNLHLVLRYAGPGFQEEIHAAHPGTGAWAEIRLEAPIPPETDPRSITVEVWRLAGGDGDALLDDVRLSVSGDNLSLDPLKPYVLSLATSTENLTHKSGSNRIPAGRVRLAWIDREGKAGVTNLLHLSDEGTWRKLAVVFRPGTDFPADLKELYLEAGIVDGTGIVRFDQIQIEEGTRPSPFTNTTRLPHDETIGPRDLSAHAVKVTW
- a CDS encoding glycosyltransferase family 2 protein; amino-acid sequence: MNHPYAVSIVIPVFNEEDSLLQLYGEICAAMELLPGRRYEVIFVDDGSTDGSAKICRTLAARAGVRAIIFRRNFGQTAAMAAGFDAARGAVIVPLDADLQNDPRDIPRLLEKMEEGFDVVSGWRARRQDEFFSRRLPSLVANWLISRITGVKLHDYGCSLKAYNRDLAEHMHLYGEMHRFLPVLASWAGASVVEIPVNHRPRSFGHSKYGIDRTFRVVLDLITIKFLMSYRTKPMQVFGKWGLYALFMGFVAGTITLGEKLAYGQDVTDNAWMYICILFGLGGLQLIGMGLLGELSVRTYYESQNKTIYTVREIIGGD
- a CDS encoding glycosyltransferase family 4 protein — translated: MRVLMLNYEFPPLGGGAAQANRNILGAMAGQADLVIDLVTSSAGESRQEQIAPGQTVHFVDIGKRGSLHYQTNRDLMTYSLRAYRYARVLTKRHRYDLCHAFFGIPCGVMAWRLNLPYIVSLRGSDVPFYNARFRVADTLLFKRLSAHVWRRAAVVVANSEGLRDLALQSAPGQTIDVIPNGVDTTTFRPGEPLDTNGGLRILTVARLIQRKGIEHVIDAMTQLGDDRATLTIVGEGNQREALAARAAELGERVRFLGAVPHEQLPSVYRTHDVFVLPSLNEGMSNTVLEAMASGLPILKTRTGGALELIEPGLNGDFIAPDGADIARALNAYLQRPALIRSHGAHSRAKAEARGWNDVAAAYLAHYRTAAGSGA